The following nucleotide sequence is from bacterium.
ATCAAATTCGCTTATTAGAGGAATATTTAGAAACAAGATTATTTGACCGAATAAAGGGTGAAGTCAGCTTAACTCCCGCTGGCGGAATCCTTTTTAAATATGCAGAGAAAATCTTGAGTTTATACCAAGAAGCAGAGAAAGAAATATCTAATATAACTGCAACAACACATGGTCGCCTGGTTATTGGGGCAAGCACAACTATTGGACAGTATTTTATACCTGCAATTCTGGGTAAATTTAAAGACCTGCACCCGAAAATTGAAATCCTCCTGACCAATGCTAATACAAAAGAAGTTACCGCTCAATTACTTAATAACTTAATTGATTTAGGGATAGTTGAAGGACCTGTTTCGCATAAAGAGATTTTGGTTGAGAAATTTATTGAGGATGAATTAGTCGTGATTGCCTCGCCAAAGCATCGCTGGGAGGAAGGCAAAGAGATACCTCAAGAAGAATTTAAGAAAGAACCAATTA
It contains:
- a CDS encoding selenium metabolism-associated LysR family transcriptional regulator, producing MLDRFSLRTFYTLANEKNFSNTAKLLYLTQPAITHQIRLLEEYLETRLFDRIKGEVSLTPAGGILFKYAEKILSLYQEAEKEISNITATTHGRLVIGASTTIGQYFIPAILGKFKDLHPKIEILLTNANTKEVTAQLLNNLIDLGIVEGPVSHKEILVEKFIEDELVVIASPKHRWEEGKEIPQEEFKKEPIILREKGSGTRDVIENILNKYGIKLSDLNIKMELGSSESIKAAVESALGIGLVSQWTVLKEKKLSSLKILYVAGIKFKRDITVILRQHQFRTKAVEQFLSFLKESKINC